The genomic region aacggttgtttgtaagtcctaaaactaaaagagtcagatatagggttatatataccaaagtgatcagggtgacgagtagagttgaaatccggatgtctgtctgtccgtccgtccgtgcaagctgtaacttgagtaaaatttagatatcatgatgaaactagctacacgtatttcttggctccattagaaggttaagttcgaagatgggcaaaatcggcccactgccacgcccacaaaatggcggaaaccgaaaacctataaagtgtcataactaagccataaataaagatattaaagtgaaatttgacacaaaggattgcattaggaggggcatatttggacgtaatttttttggaaaagtgggcgtggccccgccccctacaaagttttttgtacatatctcggaaactactatagctatgtcaaccaaactctacagagtcgttttcttcaggcatttccatatacagttcaaaaatggaagaaatcggataataaccacgcccacctcccttacaaaggttatgttgaaaatcactaaaagtgcgttaaccgaccaacaaaaaacttcaggaacactaaattttacggaagaaatagcagaaggaagctgcattcaggcttttttcaaaaattgaaaatgggtgtggcctcgcccacttatggactaaaaaccatatctcaggaactactagaccgatttcagtgaaattcggtacataatattttcttaacaccctaatgacatgtacgaaatatgggtgaaatcggtttacaaccacgccttcttccaatataacgctcttttgaattccatctgatgccttttctgtataatacgagtatatacattaggaaccaatgatgatattCCGCTATCACTTTACAACTTtacaaaatacggtatttgaaaaatatgtaaatgacgtattatgaaatctcgattatcactttatcatgcgagagtataaaatgttcggtgacacccgaacttaacccttccttacttttttcatacaattttttttttaatttttgtttgttttgtttttcaatattttgatttgtaaattgtttgaatcgttcaatttcggtcgctttcttttttattccagcttttaagagaaaaattattgaaaattattcactgaaaactttacgtgtgtttcacacaaagtgatcaattacagattgaaatttattAGATACGAAGCCACAAAGAGGTCGCCCTAGATACATTGCATGTactacaaacaaatattttaagaagatGGCGCCGGTGCGTGATACATTATTTACCAGCTACTCATTGTTCTCTGCTCGGTTATTTTCATGTGACAAACCGGTATTGTGTTCACTGTGAAATGTACGTGGACCAAAATCATTTGCGCATTTGAAAACTGTGAATGGCTACCAATGCCAAACATATCGAGAAGCATGTCAAATATAGGTTTGCTGGAGAACGATTCTCATTGGGACCAAATATGAACGCTGTTCGCAATTATTATCACCACATGTTTTCTTTCACACCAATTCAGTTATGGAACAAATACAAAGACGACAtatgtgaagatatcttgcatCGCTTGCGCATTCAAACGAATAATCCTGACATCAAAATAACCGATGAAGTCTACAATGAAGGATTGATTCTGATTGAGGATCAATGCTTGACTATTGCAAACAAGCTACTGATTGAAGTAGCAATGATTGCGCCAAATCGATCGATGCACGATGCAAGAATTAAATCGAGAGCTGCAATACAATGTTGATACTTTGCAGGAATTCGTTCGAAATAATGTGCCGTTGCTGAATGATCAGCAAAACAAGTACACGAGACATTAATGCCAGCGGTGGACAATAATAACGGTGGTCTATTCTTCCTGGATGCACCTGGAGGAACAGGGAAAATATTTGTCATTTCATTGATTTTGGTCACTATTCGATCAAGATTTGACATAGCTTTGGCGTTAGCATCATCTGGAATTGCGGCGACTCTCCTAGATCGTGGTCAtactgcaaattttttttgcgggtgagggggtggcaaatgccttccgcatcatcggtgctatcgtcacagcagcggtatgtcccacttgcaggtcactaaaaaccccccctctaaggaaccgtcgcccaccctgggaccgcattcgcattacttcagggtggcgttccatttttctcattgagacatttacatctgcgcacctacgtccaggtcccgctttttgcTGCGGAGTTCTTGATAATCTCCCAGTTTGCTTCACTCTCCAACATGACGCTGACTaaattgtccgcgtttattggGCCAACCAGGTTTTCTACGGCGGTGCGTTCTTGTTGCCAACGCACAATTCAAAGAATGTGTGctcagcgtcgtcttctgtcgcgtccttatataggcatgacggctcttcgacttttcccattctgtggaggtactttttgaagtatccgtgaccGGATAGTAACtgagttgtgtaaaaatcgacttctccgaatttaagGCTTGTCCATAAGTCTAGATTTTTTATtagcctggccgtccatctgccacgactttcattctcccatctttgttgcaatgttgttattgtattattatttttgttgtattgcgctcttgttgttattgggtgatttctttagctcccacagcgttttcctttcatatgctcgaaggtcaattggggcattaccgcttataactaatattgcatcgCCTGATACTGTCCGGTacgctgatgcaactctgagggctgcggtACCTTaccattttcctttttaagcgcGTCTGCCCAGATCTCGGCTCCGTATAGTAAGACGCTtattgtcgtcgacattaggagctttctcttttcttggctggggccccctatgttggccattaatcggctcagtggagaggtgatcttcgctgcctttcctgcggcgtgctggatttgaacccagaaggttagtctggggtccagtcttacgcctaggtagtttactgctctctgcgtcctaagaatatccgtagttgtgtgcatgcttatctcgagaggtatgtgcttgtttgttagcagcAGAACCTGTtttctccgtagcgagctggaggttgTGTGTGTCGAGCCATGTTTgcgtccgtatcatgacctgatTTAGCTTTCTACGCGCTTCTTCTGTGTCCCTTGCTGTGATTACTGccgcaatgtcgtccgcgtagccaattaaatatgattcgactggcatttctagttttaatacAGCATCGTAGCTAATGTTCCATAAGTCTGGGCCTAGgatggatccttgtgctgctcctgacgtaACCACTATCTGTCATGACCCTTCTTTAGTTTCATACAGCAGTTTTCTGTTgctaaggtagctccgcaccacagcCCTGAGGTAGTCGGGTATCTTGAACCTTTTTTCGAGAGCGTCGATCATGTCCACCCATCTAGCACTGTTGAAAgcgtttcggacatctagaGTTGCCAGTAAcactattcttttatatttatgtcaTCTACGCTGCGCTGCTTCTACGCTTTCGACGACGCATTTTATGGCTTCTATAGTTGATCTGCCGGGTATGAAACCATGTTGTCTAGGGGACAATCCTTCAGCTTCGTTAATGgccgcttcgagtctgggtTTTATTAGGCTTTCGTATAGCTTTCCCGCTGTATCAAGCATGCATAGCGGACGGTACGCTGATGGCgaattggggtctccttttcccttactgattaaccgccgttgctttttccatggttcagggaatattccggcttcaaggcaggcgttgtacatgTTCAGTAGTACTGCCGGGCGCTCTGCAACGATTATTTTGAGGATTTCTGCTGGGATCCCGTCCGGGCCGGGTgatttgttggccttgagcttGCCAGTGGCTAGCTGCAGCTCTTCAAGGGTGAACAGGGGGATTTGCGCAGATCTTAGTGTTGGTTCTGGATCACTAGCCCTGCTTTCGTGTGTGGGGAATAGTGCGTTCAcgatgtgatccattttgacaGCGGTTAAGTCAGGTGGCTTTGCTCGAGCGCCGAGTTTCTTCATAACTATTTTATATCCGAGTCCCCAGGGGTTTCTGTTTAGGGGGAGCTTAGGGTTTTGGTCGTCTATTGCGGAGATCAGTTTCGAAGTATTTAGCTTCGAAATGTTCCACTTCCGTGTTGCAGTCTTTTTCCTGTACTGGTTACCGTTTGTTCCAGCATCGATGGTGAAGGAAATGTACTGGTGATCGCTACCAGTGTAGTCCTCCAGGACTTTCCATTTCTTTATTGAACCTGCCAAGCGTTCTGATGATAGAGTAATGTCTGGTGTAGTTTCCTCACATCCCGGTCTTCTAAACGTGGTTGCATTTCCCGTGTTGAGCACTATTAGACTAAGGCGCGCAGCCATTTCTAGAATGCGCTTTCCCCTCGAGTCCGTATTTGGCATACCCCACTCTACGGCGTTGGAATTTATGTCACCGGCGATAATTAGTTGACCTTCTATAGACCTGGCTGTGTCCTCAATGTTGTCGAGCTTTTCTTGGAATTCTTGTATGCTATCGCTTGGCGTCAAGTAGCAGCTAATTACTGTAAAAAAGTCGCATTTGGCCCAGACGAAACCATTGCCGTTCCCTTTGTCTATAGTGATGGCATTACTTCCTGGTGGTAGCCATATAGCGGCGGTCGAGCTGCTTTCTTCCAGCCAGGtacctctctctttctttttgtACTGGCCTGTAAGATATTCATTTGTTTTGGTATTTCCTATATACCGTACATTTTGCGGATCCCGGGATATGGTCAACTTTTTCGTGTTTAGCCTCCACGCAGAGGCAGCATGAGGGAGGCTTTGTGCACTCTTTCATTTTGTGACCTGGTTGGCCGCATTTTATGCAAGCACCTTGTCCTTTTCTATCGGGCCCTTTGCAGTCCCAGGTTAAGTGCCCTGGTCCAAGACAGCGAAAGCATCTTTTTGGGGTTTCTTTCAGTCGCAGCTTGCAGTTAACCCAACTGATTTTTATGCGTGCCTGTCGCATCAGTATGTCAGCCTTATCCTCATCGAGCGTTATATATGCCCTGACTTGCTCTCTTGTGTTAGGTGCTGTTATACTTATCGTCAAGTTTCCGGTGGAGTCCTGCAGCCCTTTTTTACAGCCTCTGCTACTTCCTCTTTTGTTGAAAGGGAGTCGAGGTCTCTAATCTCTATTGTGGCTTTTGATTTAAGGTCGGCCACACTTGCGGATTCTCGGAGGGTCGTCTTGAGTGCCTCGCAGAAACTGGCTTTTGTGAATTGTCCCTTCTCCAGCTCCAGTAGTAAAGCGCCGGCTCTTGTTTTGCGGATCCCTTTGATTTTCACCTCTGCTTCTCTTAGATTTACTTTGCTACTGATATTCTTGAGGACCTCGGCGTAGCTATTTCCTTCTGCTGGCTTAATGATTACGGCCTCCGATTGTCGTTTGGGCCTGCTTTTTGCTCTCTGGTTTGAGACGGTATTCCTCCCTTGTTGTCTTCCCTCTTTTGGGTTTTTGTTTTCCGTTCCTTCGATTGTGAGTATCTTCCATGCTTTTTTGGGCAAGACTTTCTGCCATTGGCCGTCCTTTTCGCTTCTTGGTCGCATTGTTTCTCGAGGCTCCACTGGGCTTGTCGCCCGCCGCTTCGAGGTTGTTGGCTCTGGGGTCGTGATCCGTCTGCTTAGGAGTCCGCGTCTTCTCTCGTTTTCTGCGATTAGCCAGTTTCTGCGGTAACTCTTCATTACATCAAAGAGTTCGTCCAGCTGTGCCGCTCCGTTCTTGACATCCATGCTGACGTTCTTCTGCTTTGCCATCGCTGTCTTCATAATTTTTACAATACTCTTGCATTTTTTCAAAGATTCCTCTTCTGCTCGTCTCATTTGAGTGATGTACTCCTGTTTCGGCGAGTTTTGAGGTGCTTCTGTGGCGGCCACTGGAGTGGTCTTCTCTTCACTTTGTTTTGCAGGTTGTTCTTGTGGGGCAGGAGTTTCCTTTAAGGCTATCTTTTCTCCACTTTTTTCGACTTGTTTGGGGGTGATGGTCAGTGTAGGGGATCTAAGTATCCTACTACTTCTGCGGAACACGGTCCCATATTCCTCGTCTCATACTGTCATACTGCACATTCTGCGCTTAAGTTGCCACTCAATTTAAACACAATTGATATTCCAACATGCAATATTTCCCGATCCAGTGCAATGGGAAAATTGTTGATGCAATGCAAGCTCATTGTTTGGGATGAGTGCACAATGGCACATAAGAAATCACTTGAAGCACTTAACTTCACACTGAAGGATCTTCGGCGAAATAACATCATCTTTGGCGGCTTGATGATATTGTTGGCAGACGATTTCAGGCAGACGTTGCCAGTAATTCCCCGTGGAACGCCTGCAGATGAATTGAATGCTTGCCTGAAGGCATCACCTTTGTGGAATAACGTAAAAACATTATCGCTAACCACTAATATGAGAgttcaatttcaaaatgatCAAAGTTCTGcacaattttcaaaacaattgttAGCTGTTGGAAATGGAAACGGCCCAGTTGATGCGACATCTGGAttaatctaatatataaaaataagtaggATTTTCCTTCCTGACGCTATAACTCCAGAACGAATGAACCGATTTCCTCGGTTTTGCATTCGTTGGAAAGGTCTCGAGCTCCGTGAGGTTTATAGCAAAGAAAATtcaggaaaaatttcaacataaaagcggcaaaatctttttttacatACAGCGCCATCTCTGATACATAGCATGTAatacaagcaaatattttaagaagatGGCGCCGGTGCGTGATACATTGTTTACTAGCTACTCATTATGCTCTGCTCAGTTAATTTCGTGTGACAAACCGGTATTGTGTTCACTGtgaaattgtgcaaaaaataaaaaaataaattgttattttccTATCACTTCAAttggaaaaaatgaaattgtgaaaattttcatttaatttctacAGCAGGCATTTCTCATTAAGGAGGTAAGTTGAACTGTGTAAATTATGTGGATCGTGCATTTGAGGTTAAATTCACCAATCTGTCCATAGTCCAAAATGCCTAAAGGACGACGTGTGAACATCGGCCGCCGCACAAGACATGCAAGCCAGCAACAAGTTTATTCACAGAACTTAAGCGAAGAAAGACAAAATTCAACAAGAGAAAATGCCCGATTGAGACAACGCGTGAGGACACGAAGATCACTAGCATCATACAATCGCTTGGCATTCCAATATGATCCCACTGCGAACTACAGTGATGAGGAAAATTTAGATATTGGACAAATGACGACTATATGCCGATATTGCAATGCGTTGAAGTTCAAAAGAGAAACGGCTGGATTGTGCTGCGCATGTGGAAAAGTCAAACCACCCAGATCCATTACTTACACCACTACAGCCACTGAAACCATTGTTTGATGGAAGTGATCCCGATTCTAGCCATTTTCTTCAACACATCCTTGAATACAATAACTGCTTTCGCATGACTTCCTTTGGAGCTAATATCATTCGAAAAGACGGATTCATGCCGACTTGCAAGGTTAGCGATCACTCACACCAACAAAATGAATTGCAACACATAAGAACTacatatgggccattccatcaattggcgacatggttttgtacccgtggttctctgattttgacgaaactttagaatatcataatatagaccaaaataagaatatctgtaaactttttagtggtcaaagttgctccattgtttttgggcgcgcaattcaaattgagatcaaacaaaaaaattactatttcttttattttttaacgacctcaaaattgagtgaaaaaattttgcagttaaccaattttatgtaaaaaaatctcagctttctgataaaaatattttcaaaatccaaaaaaaaaatcaaaatcaaaaaaaaacatttttttttccaaaaatcccgttttttgtgcttttgccccaattttttttcaaaattgacttcttcattcgattcctcgttcaATTATACAttagaatcagtgttcaaaaatatgggactctgatcccatgaacagcaaaaaaattcaaaattgccGCTCAGaatcaaaaaaaatcatttttttttccaaaaatcccattttttgtgccttttcaccaactttttttcaaaattggttttcccattcgattcctcgttaaattttacataagaatcagtgttcaaaagtatggaactctgatcccatgaacaacaaaaaaatgcaaagttgtcgctatacggcgcatatttttatgaatgaagacaCTGATTTCTTCAATTCAAGTCTAAGAATACAATTTAAATACTATTTACCTCCTTCACACAACCTTCTAAGCGAACAGACTGCTCCgtatagcatatgtatatagtaatgggaaagtcaaatttgaaaaaaagttggtggaaaggcacaaaaaatgggatttttggaaaacaaatgtttttttcgattttgagcgacaactttgaatttttttttgctgttcatgggatcagagtcacatatttttgaatactgattcttatgtaaattcttgtgtaaaattgaacgaggaattgaatgaaatcaatttcatttgaaaaaaaattggggtaaaagcacaaaaaacgggatttttggaaaaaaaatgtttttttggattttgaaatttttttttggattatgaaaatatttttatcagaaagctgagatttttttacataaaattagaTAGTCAAATAtcaaatagtaatttttttgtttgatcacaatttgaattgcgcgccaaaaaacaatggagcaaccttgaccactaaaaagtttacagatattcttattttggtctatattatgatattctaaagtttcgtcaaaatcggagaaccacgggtacaaaaccatgtcgcgaTCACCATCACACGATCAGAAATTACACCGTATTCTTCAACAAATGATCGTTtgcaattacagatacaaggacaaatgaACCGCATCAAtttctgcaaatatatttcatttcgtCGATGGTGGATCAGCTGAATGTGCGGTGCAATATACAGGGAACACAACAGTTAAAGAGACGAATTATTGAACAGTTACAAGCATTTTTTCGCACTAATAATGCTGTGGTTAATATGTTCAAAACAGCATTGGAACGAATGCCATCGGATACGCACAAATTTGTCATAAGAGCGGATTGTACCCCAACAGGTGAACATGTGCGAAGATTCTATGCAACAACCGTTAATGATGTTGCTGCAATTATTGATGGCGATCCAACTAAATCGCGAGACATTGTCGTTCAGCGAAGAAGCAATATCATGCATCGTGTAAACTAGATGCGTTACAATATCCAATCATTTATTGGCAATCCAATGACAGGTACAATATTCACACACTTATTATTGCAATTATTGGTTTCCATTAACAATTCAtttgattttgcattttcagGCGTATCAACGAATAAAAATCTAAGCGCAATGAATTACTATGCATATCGGATGATGATTCGCACAAATGAGGAGAATGTCATTCTGAAGTGCCGTCGGCTATTCCAGCAATTCGCTGTCGACATGTATGTCAAAGTCGAGACCGAACGTTTAGCGTTCATCCGATTCAATCAGGCAAAGCTACGATCTGAGGACTATATACACTTGCGTGATGCTATTCATTTAGATTGTGATGTTCAGTATATTGGAGTTATGACGATTCTCCCATCATCTTATATCGGAAGCCCACGCCATATGCACGAATACGCTCAAGACGCTATAACGTACGTGCGAAATTATGGAACTCCGGATTTATTTATTACGTTAACATGCAATCCAAAGTGGACGGAAATTGAACGTGAGTTGGAACCGGGCCAAAAACCGCAAGATCGCCATGACATAATCGCCAGAgtatttcagcaaaatctagAGGTTATGATGGATGTGCTGAAAGgtaatttttccatttcaaatataaaacaaaaaaaaaatgtctttatcttttaatcaccaaacgaaatgttacataaaacgATGCAATTTGGTGGCGAAACGGAGTTCGCCAGGTTTTCTAGTCTATatacatatcgctcatttgctgcaacgtcgtcatttttgaattgtaaattaaaaataaaaattaaatttgtagatGAAAGTAAGATTAGGGTCCAATTTGGTCAAATAACATCTGGTTAAGACGTCCATGTAAACTAAAGCTTGAAATGTATAATGGACCGTTTTCTGTAGCTTCAAAAGTACTCCGAGTTTTTCTTATGACGTTATTGCTGCAAGAATAAGTTTTATGGTCTGACATAATTGAAATTGTGACGTTACTGCAAATAACAAAAAGATTTATAGCTCAAAACCTTTTGCAAATTCTGATTTATGACTGCATTATATTTTGGCGTTGCTAAACATTATAAGAGAAAAAAACatggatataaaataaaa from Bactrocera tryoni isolate S06 chromosome 3, CSIRO_BtryS06_freeze2, whole genome shotgun sequence harbors:
- the LOC120770715 gene encoding uncharacterized protein LOC120770715, translating into MDVKNGAAQLDELFDVMKSYRRNWLIAENERRRGLLSRRITTPEPTTSKRRATSPVEPRETMRPRSEKDGQWQKVLPKKAWKILTIEGTENKNPKEGRQQGRNTVSNQRAKSRPKRQSEAVIIKPAEGNSYAEVLKNISSKVNLREAEVKIKGIRKTRAGALLLELEKGQFTKASFCEALKTTLRESASQYKKKERGTWLEESSSTAAIWLPPGSNAITIDKGNGNGFVWAKCDFFTVISCYLTPSDSIQEFQEKLDNIEDTARSIEGQLIIAGDINSNAVEWGMPNTDSRGKRILEMAARLSLIVLNTGNATTFRRPGCEETTPDITLSSERLAGSIKKWKVLEDYTGSDHQYISFTIDAGTNGNQRPKP